A stretch of Mesorhizobium sp. L-2-11 DNA encodes these proteins:
- a CDS encoding transposase: MSDSMSHHRTFEILTAEPVPSRRKPRSAVARSEGLDPSQLYAWRRKALSSGMVAPLTEGASKPAKFTRFEAVGSDTVEIVIGDAVVRAGGDVDPDRLARIIRAVRKA, translated from the coding sequence ATGAGCGACAGTATGAGCCATCATCGAACATTCGAGATTTTGACGGCGGAGCCTGTGCCGTCCCGACGCAAGCCGCGCTCGGCGGTTGCGCGTTCCGAGGGGCTGGACCCCTCGCAGCTCTATGCGTGGCGCCGCAAGGCGCTTTCGTCGGGCATGGTTGCGCCACTGACGGAGGGAGCGAGCAAGCCGGCGAAGTTCACGCGCTTTGAAGCGGTGGGCAGCGACACGGTGGAAATCGTCATTGGCGACGCAGTGGTGCGCGCCGGCGGCGATGTCGATCCCGATCGCCTGGCGAGGATCATCCGCGCGGTTCGTAAGGCATGA
- the tnpB gene encoding IS66 family insertion sequence element accessory protein TnpB (TnpB, as the term is used for proteins encoded by IS66 family insertion elements, is considered an accessory protein, since TnpC, encoded by a neighboring gene, is a DDE family transposase.), with protein MIASGVVVYVSCQPVDFRKGAASLMALVRDGGLDPFSGALHVFRSKRADRVRIVWWDGSGVCLYSKTLEDHSFCWPGISAARMRLDHAQLMALLAGLDWKKIRPARVRRPLSTG; from the coding sequence ATGATCGCTTCCGGTGTGGTGGTTTACGTGTCGTGCCAGCCGGTCGACTTCCGCAAGGGCGCGGCATCTTTGATGGCGCTGGTCAGGGATGGCGGCCTGGACCCATTCTCGGGGGCACTTCACGTATTCCGTTCGAAGCGTGCGGACCGGGTTCGCATCGTGTGGTGGGACGGCAGCGGGGTTTGTCTTTATTCGAAGACTCTGGAAGATCACAGCTTCTGCTGGCCGGGGATATCGGCCGCGCGCATGCGTCTCGACCACGCCCAGTTGATGGCGCTTCTGGCCGGACTGGACTGGAAAAAGATTCGTCCGGCCAGGGTCAGGCGGCCGTTATCGACGGGCTGA
- the tnpC gene encoding IS66 family transposase produces the protein MVLPGLALPDDVDALKAMILSMAREQAASEARIAVADARIAASEAEVARLKAVEKSASERIANLTSILKVLQRTQHGTRSERLRLAIDDEQASFAFEEVETGLSEIRSELDRAVGNKPKRAPRPRKGFAAHLERIEEVVEPEIPADCEGLEKVLIGEDRSERLDVVPPKFQVIVTRRPKYAFRGRDGVVQALAPAHIIESGLPTERLLAYIAVSKYADGLPLYRQEAIYLRDGVEISRSLMAQWMGHLGFELQMLADYILERIKEGERVFADETTLPTLAPGSGKTTKAWLWAYARDDRPYGGTSPPMVAYRFEDSRGADCVARHLAGFSGILQVDGYSAYTNLVKARAKAGSNETIRLAGCWAHLRRKFYDLHISGVSQAATDSIIAMTELWKVEDEVRGKDAGSRAALRQEKSVAIVASLFDLWEAELGKVSGKSKTAEAIRYALTRREALERFLMDGRIEIDSNIVERAIRPQTITRKNSLFAGSHGGGRTWATVATLLQTCKMNSVDPLDWLSQTLTRIAQGWPASEIEMLMPWNFRPDVIG, from the coding sequence ATGGTTCTACCGGGTCTTGCCCTTCCCGACGACGTTGATGCGCTGAAGGCGATGATCCTTTCCATGGCTCGCGAGCAGGCTGCAAGCGAGGCCCGGATCGCAGTCGCCGACGCTCGGATCGCAGCATCTGAGGCGGAGGTCGCCCGGCTGAAAGCTGTCGAGAAAAGCGCCAGCGAGCGGATCGCCAATCTCACGTCAATCCTGAAAGTTTTACAGCGCACGCAACATGGCACGCGTTCCGAGCGGCTACGCCTGGCCATCGACGACGAGCAGGCCTCCTTTGCCTTCGAAGAGGTCGAGACCGGCCTTTCGGAAATCCGGAGCGAACTCGACCGCGCGGTCGGGAACAAGCCGAAGCGCGCCCCGCGTCCGCGCAAGGGCTTTGCTGCCCACCTCGAACGCATCGAGGAGGTCGTCGAGCCGGAAATCCCGGCCGACTGCGAGGGGCTTGAAAAGGTTCTGATCGGCGAGGATCGATCCGAGCGGCTGGACGTCGTGCCGCCGAAGTTCCAGGTCATCGTCACGCGCCGTCCCAAATACGCCTTCCGGGGCCGTGACGGCGTGGTCCAGGCTCTGGCGCCGGCGCACATCATCGAAAGCGGGCTGCCGACGGAGCGGCTGCTCGCCTATATCGCCGTCTCCAAATACGCCGACGGCCTCCCGCTTTATCGGCAGGAGGCGATCTATCTGCGCGACGGCGTCGAGATCAGCCGGTCGTTGATGGCGCAGTGGATGGGGCATCTGGGCTTCGAGCTGCAGATGCTTGCTGATTACATACTGGAGCGCATCAAGGAGGGCGAAAGGGTCTTCGCCGACGAGACGACCTTGCCCACCCTTGCCCCTGGTTCCGGGAAAACCACGAAAGCCTGGTTGTGGGCCTACGCACGGGATGACCGACCCTATGGCGGAACCAGTCCGCCAATGGTTGCCTATCGTTTTGAAGACAGCAGAGGTGCGGATTGCGTGGCGCGCCACCTCGCCGGATTCAGCGGTATCCTGCAAGTGGATGGCTACTCGGCCTATACCAACCTGGTCAAGGCACGGGCCAAAGCCGGCAGCAATGAAACAATCCGGCTCGCCGGGTGCTGGGCTCACCTGCGGCGCAAATTCTACGACCTGCACATCAGCGGGGTCTCGCAGGCCGCGACGGATTCGATCATCGCCATGACCGAATTGTGGAAGGTCGAGGACGAGGTCCGCGGCAAGGATGCCGGAAGCCGCGCCGCGCTACGTCAGGAAAAGTCCGTGGCCATTGTCGCGAGCCTCTTCGATCTATGGGAAGCGGAACTGGGCAAGGTCTCCGGAAAATCCAAGACCGCCGAGGCGATCCGCTACGCGCTCACCCGGCGGGAGGCGCTGGAACGCTTTCTGATGGACGGTCGCATCGAAATCGACTCCAATATCGTCGAGCGTGCAATCAGGCCCCAGACGATCACGCGAAAGAATAGTCTATTCGCCGGCAGCCACGGCGGTGGACGAACCTGGGCGACGGTAGCCACCTTGCTGCAAACCTGCAAAATGAACAGCGTCGATCCGCTCGACTGGCTCTCGCAGACCTTGACCCGCATCGCTCAAGGCTGGCCGGCATCCGAAATCGAAATGCTCATGCCTTGGAACTTTAGGCCTGACGTTATCGGCTGA
- a CDS encoding MFS transporter, translated as MSRVAGSVEDLAAPTTFAPLMQPTFRSIWLATQVSSLGWLMQTVAVSWLMATISTSDLMVALVQASSNLPAFILSVFAGVLADNFSRRRVMFAGRCLMVIASAMLTASVALGFVSPWMILGFSFLIASGGALNDPAWQASVGDMVERRDVPAAVTLLSVGFNTVRTVGPALGGIVVASFGLLTAFTVTTLTYLVPLATIWRCKWKVRSSPLPRESMRTAIYDGLRFTAMSSEIKAAIARGTLFGLASIAILALLPLVVRDQLGGGPLAYGTLMAGFGTGAVFAGLSNSTFRRSLSQERLMTLACVACAACSLSLALTSSIVVAAIALALGGAGWVTAWSGVGVSVQLASPRWVVGRTISIYYALIDGGIAAGSWVWGTVSQTYSVAWALEGSAGALLLVAAAGVLFPLRERHESEPDPLEAFDAPAVALNLKPRSGPIVVKVEYLIAEKNLEAFLDLMRQRRHVHSRVGARNWTLQRNLQKPIQWTETFRTPTWTDYLRLNHRLTEVDKELDERIFQLHGGEEAPQMTLSIERPTSSARKPYQSILHLPRH; from the coding sequence ATGAGTAGAGTGGCTGGATCAGTTGAAGATTTGGCTGCACCAACGACCTTTGCGCCGCTCATGCAGCCAACCTTTCGTTCGATCTGGCTCGCCACGCAGGTTTCCAGTCTCGGCTGGCTGATGCAGACTGTTGCCGTCAGCTGGCTGATGGCGACGATCTCAACGTCCGATCTGATGGTGGCGCTGGTGCAGGCTTCATCGAACCTGCCCGCATTCATCTTATCTGTCTTCGCTGGGGTGCTCGCCGACAATTTCAGCCGTCGCAGGGTCATGTTCGCCGGCCGCTGTCTTATGGTGATCGCCTCTGCAATGCTGACCGCGTCTGTTGCGCTGGGCTTTGTCAGTCCGTGGATGATCCTCGGCTTCAGCTTCTTGATCGCATCTGGCGGTGCTCTCAACGACCCCGCCTGGCAGGCTTCGGTTGGGGATATGGTGGAGCGGCGCGATGTTCCCGCCGCCGTCACTTTGCTTTCCGTCGGCTTCAACACTGTGCGGACCGTGGGGCCGGCACTCGGCGGTATCGTGGTTGCCTCATTCGGGCTTCTGACCGCTTTTACCGTGACCACCCTCACCTATCTGGTCCCATTGGCGACCATATGGCGCTGCAAGTGGAAGGTGCGCTCCTCGCCTCTGCCGCGTGAGTCGATGAGGACGGCGATCTATGATGGGCTGCGCTTCACGGCGATGTCGTCGGAAATCAAGGCTGCGATCGCGCGCGGAACCCTCTTTGGCCTGGCGAGCATCGCCATTCTCGCGCTGTTGCCGCTGGTTGTCCGCGATCAGTTAGGTGGAGGACCGCTGGCCTATGGCACGCTCATGGCCGGCTTCGGGACCGGTGCCGTCTTCGCAGGCCTCTCCAACAGCACATTCAGACGGAGCTTGTCGCAAGAACGGCTTATGACTCTCGCTTGCGTCGCCTGTGCGGCATGCTCACTCTCCTTGGCGCTGACGTCTTCCATCGTAGTGGCGGCAATTGCGCTCGCCTTGGGCGGCGCGGGCTGGGTCACCGCCTGGTCCGGCGTTGGCGTGAGTGTGCAGTTGGCGAGCCCGCGCTGGGTCGTAGGACGCACAATCTCGATCTACTATGCCTTGATCGACGGCGGCATCGCGGCCGGCAGTTGGGTGTGGGGCACGGTGTCCCAGACCTATTCCGTGGCTTGGGCTTTGGAGGGCTCCGCCGGAGCCCTGCTGCTGGTTGCTGCAGCTGGGGTCCTGTTCCCACTTCGTGAGCGCCACGAGTCTGAGCCCGATCCTTTGGAGGCATTCGACGCCCCGGCTGTCGCCCTCAATCTGAAGCCGAGAAGCGGCCCGATCGTGGTCAAGGTCGAATATCTGATAGCCGAGAAAAATCTCGAGGCCTTCCTCGACCTCATGCGGCAGCGGCGTCATGTCCACAGCCGCGTCGGTGCTCGGAACTGGACCCTTCAGCGCAACCTGCAGAAGCCCATCCAATGGACAGAAACGTTCCGTACGCCGACCTGGACGGACTATCTTCGCTTAAACCATCGTCTCACGGAAGTAGACAAGGAACTGGACGAGCGTATCTTCCAGTTGCATGGGGGAGAGGAAGCGCCTCAAATGACGCTTTCGATTGAGCGGCCGACAAGCTCGGCCCGCAAACCCTATCAGTCAATCCTTCACCTTCCCCGTCATTGA
- a CDS encoding ABC transporter substrate-binding protein, producing the protein MLAVERFSRRRFGAFVAAFAIIASFAPLGALAGSPDAGKLPTKIPEGTVLRIGDPETQRALELSGLIDKLPFKVEWANISGGPQTIEAFRADALDVGSVADIPPIHATWTGLKVKIIAAKFRKDPVAHPIYQLGIAPGVEVKTLADLRGKRIAFSPGQAQGALVLRVLQAAGLKKEDVNLIELPSKGDAYPVALAGKQVDVAPIWGVLIKHYLHQYGADGATTIPHGLRDDPEHLYAPQAVLDDPAKAAALGEYVRYWALATRWVQEHPKEWVEGYYVATQGLNAEDGQYLVDADGQFDIPSDWNDVITRQQATIDLLAKELNRPTIKAEDLFDRRFETIAASALNAS; encoded by the coding sequence ATGTTAGCTGTGGAGAGATTTTCGAGAAGGAGGTTTGGCGCCTTCGTAGCCGCTTTTGCGATAATCGCTTCTTTCGCCCCTTTGGGGGCCCTAGCGGGCAGTCCGGACGCGGGTAAGCTGCCGACCAAAATCCCGGAGGGCACGGTGCTTCGCATCGGCGATCCCGAAACGCAAAGGGCATTGGAACTCTCGGGCCTGATCGACAAACTGCCGTTCAAGGTGGAGTGGGCCAATATCAGCGGCGGTCCCCAGACAATTGAAGCTTTTCGCGCCGATGCGCTGGACGTCGGATCGGTCGCCGACATTCCGCCCATCCACGCGACGTGGACAGGGCTCAAGGTCAAGATCATTGCCGCGAAGTTCCGCAAGGATCCGGTAGCGCACCCGATTTATCAACTCGGGATTGCACCCGGTGTCGAGGTCAAGACGCTCGCGGACTTGCGCGGCAAGCGGATTGCGTTCAGCCCCGGCCAGGCGCAAGGCGCGCTGGTGCTGAGGGTCCTTCAGGCCGCCGGGCTCAAAAAGGAGGACGTCAATCTCATTGAACTGCCGAGCAAAGGCGATGCCTATCCGGTGGCGCTCGCCGGCAAGCAGGTTGATGTCGCGCCGATCTGGGGCGTCCTCATCAAGCACTATCTGCACCAGTATGGTGCAGACGGCGCGACCACCATCCCGCATGGCTTGCGCGACGATCCAGAGCATCTCTATGCGCCACAGGCGGTGCTGGACGATCCGGCCAAGGCTGCCGCTCTCGGCGAATATGTGCGCTACTGGGCACTTGCGACCCGATGGGTGCAGGAACATCCCAAAGAGTGGGTCGAGGGCTACTACGTCGCCACCCAGGGCCTCAACGCAGAAGATGGCCAGTATCTCGTCGACGCCGACGGACAGTTCGACATCCCGTCCGACTGGAACGACGTGATCACGCGTCAGCAGGCGACGATCGACCTCCTGGCCAAGGAACTGAACAGGCCCACGATCAAGGCCGAGGACCTTTTCGACAGGCGCTTCGAGACGATCGCCGCTAGTGCGCTGAACGCGTCCTGA
- a CDS encoding ABC transporter permease: MNAFSTTAAVAANIGYASDERALIPPAVKPRRIGTRRRLALGRAIPFGALIGPALLLVIWSLGNVTGLIDPRTLPAPWSVVGTAIDLIAEGKLQDHLMTSAWRAAQGLAFGVLIGTVLALISGLSRLGEAIIDGPVQIKRAIPTLALIPLLMLWFGIGEGMKVTAIALAVLIPIYIQTHSSLRSIDSRYVELAQTLRMGYGEFIREVILPGALPGFFLGLRLAVTYAWLSLVVVEQVNATSGIGYMIDLARNYGQTDIIIVGLVVYALLGLGCDGIVRFFQERSLSWRRTLAD; this comes from the coding sequence ATGAACGCTTTCTCAACCACGGCCGCGGTTGCCGCCAACATTGGCTATGCATCTGATGAGAGGGCGTTGATCCCGCCCGCCGTAAAACCCCGCAGGATCGGGACGAGACGTCGCCTGGCGCTTGGGCGAGCCATCCCGTTTGGCGCGCTGATTGGGCCCGCACTGCTTCTCGTGATCTGGTCCCTCGGCAATGTCACCGGCCTGATCGACCCAAGGACGCTGCCGGCGCCCTGGTCGGTCGTCGGCACGGCTATCGATCTCATCGCCGAAGGCAAGCTTCAGGATCATCTGATGACGTCTGCCTGGCGGGCGGCACAGGGGCTGGCGTTCGGCGTCCTGATCGGGACCGTGCTTGCCCTCATTTCAGGGTTGTCGCGGCTTGGCGAGGCGATCATCGACGGCCCGGTTCAGATCAAGCGGGCGATACCGACGCTCGCCCTGATCCCGCTGCTGATGCTGTGGTTCGGCATCGGCGAAGGCATGAAGGTGACGGCCATCGCGCTGGCTGTACTCATCCCGATCTATATCCAGACCCACAGCAGCTTGCGCAGCATCGACAGCCGATATGTCGAACTGGCCCAGACCTTGCGAATGGGCTACGGCGAATTCATCCGCGAGGTCATCCTGCCGGGCGCCCTTCCCGGCTTCTTCCTCGGCCTGCGTTTGGCGGTGACCTACGCCTGGCTGTCTCTGGTGGTGGTCGAGCAGGTCAATGCCACCAGCGGCATCGGCTACATGATCGATCTCGCGCGCAACTACGGCCAGACCGACATCATCATCGTCGGCCTCGTCGTCTACGCCTTGCTCGGTCTCGGCTGCGACGGCATCGTTCGGTTCTTCCAGGAAAGGTCGCTGTCATGGCGTCGCACCTTGGCGGATTGA
- a CDS encoding ABC transporter ATP-binding protein, which yields MASHLGGLSGAPVVRVERLVRSFGPRTILDGLSLDIDKGEFVALLGRSGSGKSTLLRALADLDDKVSGSGRLETPDKKSVVFQDARLLPWKRVLENVVLGLDLPDAAERGRAALEEVGLRGRETAWPVELSGGEQQRVALARSLVRDPDLLLADEPFGALDALTRLRMHDLLRQLCARHRPAVLLVTHDVDEAVTLADRVLVLDNGAITADIAIDIPRPRNHGHRRFGEIRSELLRHLGVETRPVLPV from the coding sequence ATGGCGTCGCACCTTGGCGGATTGAGCGGCGCGCCCGTGGTGCGGGTCGAACGCCTTGTGAGGAGTTTCGGGCCGCGAACCATCCTCGACGGCCTCAGTCTCGACATCGACAAGGGCGAGTTCGTGGCCCTTCTCGGCCGTAGCGGCTCGGGCAAGAGTACTTTGTTGCGCGCGCTCGCCGATCTCGATGACAAAGTCTCCGGATCCGGACGACTCGAAACGCCCGACAAGAAATCGGTGGTGTTCCAGGACGCCCGGTTGTTGCCATGGAAACGCGTACTCGAGAACGTTGTTCTTGGCCTCGACCTGCCCGACGCCGCTGAACGCGGACGGGCGGCTCTCGAAGAAGTTGGCTTGCGGGGCCGCGAGACCGCATGGCCGGTCGAGCTCTCTGGCGGCGAGCAGCAACGGGTGGCATTGGCGCGTTCGCTGGTCCGTGATCCTGACCTGCTGTTGGCGGACGAACCATTCGGCGCGCTCGACGCGCTGACCCGCCTGCGCATGCACGATCTGCTGCGCCAGCTCTGCGCCCGTCACCGGCCGGCCGTCCTGCTGGTCACCCATGATGTGGACGAGGCCGTGACGCTGGCGGACCGGGTTTTGGTGCTCGACAATGGCGCGATCACCGCCGACATCGCAATCGATATCCCCAGGCCACGCAATCATGGCCATCGCCGCTTCGGCGAGATCCGCTCCGAACTTCTGCGGCATCTCGGCGTCGAGACAAGGCCCGTGCTGCCAGTCTGA
- a CDS encoding LLM class flavin-dependent oxidoreductase has product MPVQPRQLNLNLFIYPGGHHEAGWRYKESAPERVLDIAYYQELAKKAEASKFDALFFADGPALVDNIRYASRLRLEPLTWISALAAVTKGIGFIATASTTYNEPYNLARLFASVDHLSGGRAGWNIVTTGDASAALNFGFDRHPTHADRYERAGEFVDVVTKLWDSWEDDALVSDRESGIFADTDKIHPINHIGKYHRVKGPLTLPRSPQGRPVYVQAGSSEDGRSFASRYAEAIFTAHQTLGNAQEFYADIKARVKSVGRHPDHVKVLPGISPFIGSTEAEARALHDEFNELTQPEYSLDQLRRIVDADLSGYNLDGPFPRELINVEGERGASSRFHVVLDIIERENPTIRQLLHRLAGARGHWVQAGTPEQIADNIQEWFDNGAADGFNVMPPYLQGGFDVFAEEVVPILRRRGLFRHDYDGATLRDHFGLPRPENTFSRPQKATG; this is encoded by the coding sequence ATGCCCGTCCAACCACGACAGTTGAACCTCAACCTTTTCATCTATCCTGGCGGCCATCATGAAGCCGGCTGGCGCTACAAGGAGTCCGCCCCTGAGAGAGTGCTGGACATCGCCTACTATCAGGAACTGGCAAAAAAGGCCGAGGCGAGCAAGTTCGACGCGCTGTTCTTTGCCGATGGTCCCGCGCTCGTCGACAACATCCGCTACGCAAGCCGCCTCAGGCTGGAGCCGCTAACGTGGATTTCGGCGCTCGCTGCCGTGACGAAAGGCATCGGCTTTATCGCGACCGCCTCAACCACTTACAATGAACCCTACAACCTGGCCCGGCTGTTTGCTTCCGTCGATCATCTGAGCGGCGGGCGCGCCGGTTGGAATATTGTCACCACGGGCGATGCGTCGGCAGCGTTGAACTTCGGCTTTGACCGCCATCCAACCCACGCCGACCGTTATGAGCGCGCCGGCGAATTCGTCGATGTGGTGACGAAGCTCTGGGACAGCTGGGAGGACGACGCGCTCGTCTCGGACCGGGAGTCCGGAATCTTCGCCGACACCGACAAGATCCACCCAATCAACCACATCGGCAAATATCATCGGGTGAAGGGCCCGCTCACGCTTCCGCGCTCGCCGCAAGGGCGTCCGGTCTACGTCCAGGCGGGTTCTTCGGAAGACGGACGGTCGTTCGCAAGCCGCTATGCCGAGGCGATCTTCACAGCCCATCAGACACTCGGCAATGCGCAGGAATTTTATGCTGACATCAAGGCGCGCGTGAAGTCGGTTGGCCGCCACCCCGACCACGTCAAGGTCTTGCCCGGCATCAGCCCATTCATCGGTTCAACCGAGGCGGAGGCCCGCGCGCTGCATGACGAGTTCAACGAGCTGACGCAGCCGGAATATTCTCTTGACCAGCTACGGCGCATCGTCGACGCGGACCTTTCCGGCTACAATCTGGACGGGCCATTTCCGCGCGAGCTCATCAACGTCGAGGGCGAGCGCGGCGCGAGCAGCCGTTTCCACGTCGTACTCGACATCATCGAGCGCGAGAATCCTACCATCCGCCAGCTGCTGCACCGCCTCGCCGGGGCACGCGGGCATTGGGTCCAGGCCGGGACGCCCGAACAGATTGCCGATAATATCCAGGAATGGTTCGACAACGGTGCCGCGGACGGCTTCAACGTCATGCCGCCTTATCTGCAGGGCGGGTTCGACGTGTTCGCTGAGGAGGTGGTGCCGATCTTGCGCCGGCGTGGACTTTTCCGGCACGACTATGACGGGGCGACGCTGCGGGACCATTTCGGTCTGCCGCGCCCGGAAAATACGTTCAGCCGGCCGCAAAAGGCGACCGGCTGA
- a CDS encoding DUF5623 domain-containing protein, giving the protein MSKTDVQPSSIEGIKRLAKAISKRDSIPHSKALDTASQVSGFGNFQHAHRSLGDRSAQASPAPNVVYISTFWEDGQTRTSGRETIRVFISKPLDELIKPSQYRYAHKLGRLRRRASDHVVDRYRSDSARAALDIACGAARVLQFMDITGLQPSKADVEPGAEYSARLPGRDHGSAWYDPVAKHHVGADEPYAGSAASKERDAWARRHNWSLARPEWAGMYYPGSCVLYLYADASKGYSLDGLLKALSKGPSPIVPANCDRVAIDGRAPFVTPGEKAKAEATLARNVQRKATAPRGPNTTAEYRLPLSGMRRRRPKAAMPVDAHARIGTLLKGVLTDMRARAGVYKRVDAVRSELDDWVQCEHDRAAMLDAVFFDLYYGENSAGGTSKAGDQHIEDLRLAQSILMQHYPDCAPLRDLVAKIDLAVISLEKLR; this is encoded by the coding sequence ATGTCCAAGACTGATGTTCAGCCGTCCTCGATTGAGGGCATAAAGCGCCTTGCCAAGGCGATTTCAAAGCGAGATTCAATCCCGCACAGCAAAGCCCTCGACACGGCATCTCAAGTATCGGGCTTTGGAAATTTCCAGCATGCACACCGGTCGTTGGGCGATCGTTCAGCGCAAGCCAGCCCGGCGCCGAATGTGGTCTATATCTCCACCTTCTGGGAAGATGGCCAAACACGAACCTCCGGCCGTGAGACGATCCGTGTGTTCATTTCAAAGCCGCTTGATGAACTGATCAAGCCGTCTCAGTATCGCTATGCTCATAAGCTCGGTCGTCTCCGGCGTCGTGCCTCGGACCATGTGGTCGATAGGTATCGATCAGACTCGGCGCGCGCAGCTCTGGACATCGCTTGCGGAGCTGCGAGGGTACTGCAGTTCATGGACATCACGGGCCTGCAGCCATCCAAGGCAGACGTCGAACCCGGAGCGGAATATTCGGCCCGCCTGCCTGGACGTGATCATGGAAGTGCATGGTACGATCCCGTCGCAAAACATCACGTTGGGGCCGACGAACCTTACGCGGGGAGTGCTGCGTCGAAAGAGCGTGACGCCTGGGCGCGGCGACACAACTGGTCGCTCGCAAGGCCGGAATGGGCGGGGATGTACTATCCGGGAAGCTGTGTACTTTACCTGTATGCCGATGCGTCGAAGGGATATTCGCTTGATGGGCTTCTCAAGGCGCTTTCCAAAGGCCCTTCACCGATCGTGCCCGCGAATTGTGACCGGGTCGCCATCGACGGTCGCGCTCCTTTTGTGACTCCGGGAGAGAAGGCTAAAGCCGAGGCGACGCTCGCGAGAAATGTTCAACGAAAGGCTACCGCGCCACGCGGTCCCAATACCACTGCCGAGTACCGGCTGCCGCTCAGCGGCATGCGGCGCCGGCGCCCGAAGGCGGCGATGCCCGTGGACGCACATGCCAGGATAGGCACCCTGCTGAAGGGTGTGCTGACCGACATGCGGGCGCGCGCGGGCGTGTACAAGCGCGTCGATGCAGTCCGAAGCGAGCTTGATGACTGGGTTCAATGCGAACACGATCGGGCGGCTATGCTCGATGCGGTGTTTTTCGACCTCTACTACGGAGAGAATTCCGCCGGCGGAACGTCAAAAGCTGGCGACCAACACATCGAGGACCTCCGCCTCGCACAGTCCATATTGATGCAACACTATCCGGATTGTGCGCCATTGAGGGACCTCGTTGCGAAAATCGATCTTGCCGTCATATCGCTCGAGAAGTTGCGGTGA
- a CDS encoding helix-turn-helix domain-containing protein yields the protein MAKLLHAAPGEGLAYRTYIRTVKGRNNITLTTLEHMAQAFGLSIADFLAGQADIETWARRLDANSIRARLAQIINTQRTQRDLFCYQMAKLLGVSEATFTKLQRGTGNVSVDTIAAVANVLGRNPATFLFCNDDC from the coding sequence ATGGCCAAGCTGTTGCATGCAGCGCCCGGCGAAGGGCTGGCTTATCGCACTTATATTCGGACCGTCAAAGGCAGAAACAACATCACCCTTACTACTCTTGAACACATGGCGCAGGCTTTCGGCCTATCGATAGCCGATTTTCTTGCCGGGCAGGCGGACATTGAAACTTGGGCGCGTCGTCTTGATGCGAACTCCATCCGCGCCCGATTGGCCCAGATCATCAACACCCAACGGACGCAACGTGATCTTTTCTGCTATCAGATGGCAAAACTCCTTGGCGTGTCGGAAGCCACGTTCACAAAGCTGCAGCGCGGAACAGGTAACGTCAGCGTCGATACAATAGCTGCTGTGGCGAACGTGCTAGGCAGGAATCCTGCGACCTTCCTTTTTTGCAACGATGACTGTTAA